CATTATACTGAAAGGCAATTCCCAGCTTTGGACATTGCTGCATCTCAAATACCGTAAGCATGTCATAGCAAAAGCCGGTTTGCCCGGTGAGGGAGGATGCAGATCGGGCGCTCAAGGCGAAGATGTTATTTTAGACGTACCGGTTGGAACTATCGCTAAAGATGCTGAAAGAGGTGAAATAAAGGGAGACATAACTCAAAACAGGCAGGAAATGGTTATCACTCCAGGGGGAAGAGGTGGTCTGGGGAATGCTCATTTCAAAACATCTACCAACCAAACTCCCCGGTATGCTCAACCTGGCGAACCTGGGATTGAAGAATGGATAGTCCTTGAATTAAAGCTTTTGGCTGACGTTGGCCTGGTTGGTTTTCCGAATGCAGGCAAATCAACTTTGTTATCGGTAGTTTCGGCTGCCAGGCCAAAAATTGCCGATTATCCTTTTACTACGCTTGTTCCTAACCTGGGTGTGGTTGGCTATAAAGATCTCAGGTCTTTTGTAATGGCAGATATTCCCGGGATCATTGAAGGCGCTTCTGAGGGAAAAGGTATCGGCTTGAGGTTTTTAAGACATATTGAAAGAAATGCTGTTTTACTGTTTCTGGTACCTGCTGATAGTAATGATATTTATAGGGAATATGACATCCTGCTTGGAGAATTAAAAAAATATAACCCGGAACTTCTCAATAAAAAAAGGATATTGGCTATATCAAAATCTGATCTTTTAGATGATGAATTGAAGCAAGCGATTGAAAAAGAACTTCCTGCAAATGTTCAGCATACTTATATTTCATCCGTTACAGGGGATGGGATTGAGAAGTTAAAAGATGTATTGTGGGGAGCAACAAATGATTCTGAGTAAATATAACGATTTTTATATAAGACATTTTGTCATACTTTTACCTTTGGCAAATTATTTGAAATACTAATTAATAAAATGCTAATCCCGAGTACTCGGGATTAGCATTATACCTTAAAATGAAGTTTGATAAAAAAGTGAATAACAAGACTAAGAATACCCGGTCAAAAGAGGGGGGTCTGTCTGACAAACATTCAGCCAAGATCCAAAAGCTGAATAAGGAATTAAAGGAACAAAAGGAAAAATACCTGAGGCTCTATTCCGATTTTGAAAATTTCAGACGCAGAACGGCAAAAGAAAGATTGGATTTAATAATGCAAGCTAATGAGGCTTTAGTAATTTCACTCTTACCCGTAATAGATGATTTTGAAAGAGCCCGATCTTCAATAGATAAGTCAAATGATATTGAGTCTGTTAAAGATGGTATAAAACTTATTAATAGCAACTTTATAAATATCCTTACACAAAAGGGGTTGAAACCTATGGAGGCAATCGGAGAGGAGTTTAACATGGACCTGCATGAAGCTATTTCAAAGATCCC
The Cytophagales bacterium genome window above contains:
- the obgE gene encoding GTPase ObgE, which encodes MPSQNFIDHVKIHCRSGAGGPGAVHFRREKFVAKGGPDGGDGGRGGHIILKGNSQLWTLLHLKYRKHVIAKAGLPGEGGCRSGAQGEDVILDVPVGTIAKDAERGEIKGDITQNRQEMVITPGGRGGLGNAHFKTSTNQTPRYAQPGEPGIEEWIVLELKLLADVGLVGFPNAGKSTLLSVVSAARPKIADYPFTTLVPNLGVVGYKDLRSFVMADIPGIIEGASEGKGIGLRFLRHIERNAVLLFLVPADSNDIYREYDILLGELKKYNPELLNKKRILAISKSDLLDDELKQAIEKELPANVQHTYISSVTGDGIEKLKDVLWGATNDSE
- a CDS encoding nucleotide exchange factor GrpE; translated protein: MKFDKKVNNKTKNTRSKEGGLSDKHSAKIQKLNKELKEQKEKYLRLYSDFENFRRRTAKERLDLIMQANEALVISLLPVIDDFERARSSIDKSNDIESVKDGIKLINSNFINILTQKGLKPMEAIGEEFNMDLHEAISKIPAPGKNKKGKVIDEVEKGYFLNDKVIRFAKVVIGD